In Providencia alcalifaciens, the sequence TTTTTATAAAAACGCAGATATGATTGATAATCATTATCATCTTTATTTGGTTATAGACTAATTTTGAGTTAGCTAAAGACTCGTTAGCTATAAATGGGAGGCGTTATGGGAACTAGCGTATCAAAAGCAACTGGGTTGCGGCGTATTGGCGCTGGTTTGTGGGGCGTCTTCGCGGTGGTGTTACTGAGTATTATGTATTTACTGAGCAATATGGGGTTTGAGCCACTGAAAGTGGCGATGATCACGTTGATGATTGCGACAGCGGGCATGCTGTTTAATCGTGGCTCACGGCGTTTATTAATTATTCCGGCAGTGATGTCTTTAGGCTGTTTTTTGCTGATTTTTATTATGCGAACCTAATATTGTTTAAGCAATATCTACGTTAGGAAGAGTGCGCGAGAGGCTATTGAGAATTGAATATCTGAAGATTGAATTCTTGAAGATTAAGGCTACGAATCATTAACAGTGGTGCGAAAGGGGGGACTTGAACCCCCACGTCCATAGGACACTAACACCTGAAGCTAGCGCGTCTACCAATTCCGCCACCCTCGCAAATACTGTCAAAATTCTTTCTATTGATACTGACTTCTATAATGAGCTGCTAAGAGCAGTCAACGCATAGATAATTGAAATTATGAAGAGTAAGTGGTGCGAAAGGGGGGACTTGAACCCCCACGTCCATAGGACACTAACACCTGAAGCTAGCGCGTCTACCAATTCCGCCACTCTCGCAATACTAACTCTTTTGCATAATTGCTCATGCATCAATAGTACGGTGCGGATTTTAGGCTAATTTGCACAGACGTCAATAAATTTTTATCGGCGTCATCGTGTTTGATGAAAAAACGGTCAACTTATGAGGTTGACCGTTAGAAACAAAACTGATACTGAGATAATTTCGTCGTTTTAGCGCTTAATAGCTTCGTAAACTTTGAATTTACCTGTCTTAGCCAGAACCACATGACCGCCAAACGCTTTATCCAGTAAGTCAGGATAAGGTAAAAATGCATTCGCGACGATACGTAAGCGACCGCCTTTTTTCAGGTGCTTAGGTGCTTGGAAAATAAGCGTTTCTACCGCGTTATAACTGGTGTTGATTCCATCATGGAACGGTGGATTAGAAATGATCCAATCAAATTTATCATTAACATCGGAATAGACGTCGCTAGGGATCACTTTTCCGGTGAGGTTGTTGGCCGCGAGCGTTGCAGTGGCGGAATCAATCGCGGATGCACTGACATCACTCAGGGTTAAGGTGACATCCGGATTTTGTGAGCCGATAACCGCAGCGAGTACGCCGTTACCACACGCCAGATCAAGCACATTTCCGCTCATTGGCTCCGTCAATGTGGAAAGCAGCAAATCACTGCCGATGTCTAACTCGTTATGGCTGAATACACCTGGAAGTGCATGAATTTTCACGTTATCAACCTGATAGTTACGCCACCAGCGTTTAATATCAAATTCAGTTGGTTGCTCTAATTCACCATAATAGAGCCCACAACGGCGTGCGGAGTCAATTTTTTGCAGTGTCGCAATCCCTTCCATAATTGCTTCGGCACTTTTTACGCCGCTACGATTTTCGCCGACGATAAAAATTTGGCTGCCGGTAGCCAGATGGGTACATAAGTCATCAAGTTGGAATGCCGCTTCTTGTTTGTTCTTAGACCAAAAGTAAATTAAGGTATCACAAGGTTGAACAAATTCCGCGGTTGCTGTCGAAGCAAACAGAATATTTTCACCCAATGCTGGCTGTAAGTTTTTCCAGCGATGATACTGGTTAGTGAGAACACGCACACTGGCGGCTTCTAAAATTGCGCCCAGTTCATCCTGAATATCCCCTGCCAAAAGAACATGACGATCGATAAAGTGCTCTAAATGGCGTTGAATAACTTCGCTGGCGGGTGTCAGTAATGACATATTCTGTCTATCTCCTAAAATGAATATAACCACGCGGACTACCTTACCAGAAAAAAGATAAATAGCATTGCTCTGTTGGCGCTATTAATCCCCTTTGATAAGATGTGGTTGTTAACTAACGACTGGGTAAAGCAATGACACGACGTGACAGACTTTTAGAACAAATGGGGATCACTCAATGGATGGTGAGAAATCCGACTGTGTTACGTGGTGAACGTGGTGTACGCATTCCTGAGTCGACTAAGCTTATTATTATCACTGATGAGAACCTTGATTTAAACAGCCAGCTGCTAAAAGATATTTTTCTCACAATGAAGGTCGATGAGATTGACATTGTGTGCATTAATTCCGAACAGCTCAAACTCATTCCAACACCAATAACAATACCTTGTTGGGTGATAGGGGATGGTATTCATCCCGAAGGTTCAAAAGTCACATTTATTTCTCCTGTTTTGTCTGAACTGATAGCAAGCAGCAATGCTAAACAGGCACTATGGAAACAAATTTATCAATATGATGAAAATTTCAACACTCAAGCAATCTGATCTCGCGACAGCCTTCTTAATTGAAAAGTTAAGCCATGATTTTCCATGGACTGAGCGAGTTTTTTATGGGAATCAAGGTGAAAAGTACCATAATCTGAAAATATCAGTTAATAATCAAATTGTTGGGTATGCAATAACACAGTATGTATTAGATGAGGCGACGCTGTTTAATATTGCCATTCACCCTGACTTTCAAGGGCATGGTTATGGACGAATGTTATTAGAAAGATTGATCAATGACCTAGTCAGCCGCGGGGTATCAACATTGTGGTTGGAAGTGAGGGAATCGAACGCCTCTGCCATTCATCTGTATGACAAACTTGGTTTTCAACAAGCAACAGTGCGTAAAGATTATTATCCAACAAAAAGTGGCC encodes:
- the rimI gene encoding ribosomal protein S18-alanine N-acetyltransferase, whose product is MMKISTLKQSDLATAFLIEKLSHDFPWTERVFYGNQGEKYHNLKISVNNQIVGYAITQYVLDEATLFNIAIHPDFQGHGYGRMLLERLINDLVSRGVSTLWLEVRESNASAIHLYDKLGFQQATVRKDYYPTKSGREDALVLALTLFSEDMFSQKA
- a CDS encoding DUF1435 family protein, whose protein sequence is MGTSVSKATGLRRIGAGLWGVFAVVLLSIMYLLSNMGFEPLKVAMITLMIATAGMLFNRGSRRLLIIPAVMSLGCFLLIFIMRT
- a CDS encoding DNA polymerase III subunit psi — protein: MTRRDRLLEQMGITQWMVRNPTVLRGERGVRIPESTKLIIITDENLDLNSQLLKDIFLTMKVDEIDIVCINSEQLKLIPTPITIPCWVIGDGIHPEGSKVTFISPVLSELIASSNAKQALWKQIYQYDENFNTQAI
- the rsmC gene encoding 16S rRNA (guanine(1207)-N(2))-methyltransferase RsmC, coding for MSLLTPASEVIQRHLEHFIDRHVLLAGDIQDELGAILEAASVRVLTNQYHRWKNLQPALGENILFASTATAEFVQPCDTLIYFWSKNKQEAAFQLDDLCTHLATGSQIFIVGENRSGVKSAEAIMEGIATLQKIDSARRCGLYYGELEQPTEFDIKRWWRNYQVDNVKIHALPGVFSHNELDIGSDLLLSTLTEPMSGNVLDLACGNGVLAAVIGSQNPDVTLTLSDVSASAIDSATATLAANNLTGKVIPSDVYSDVNDKFDWIISNPPFHDGINTSYNAVETLIFQAPKHLKKGGRLRIVANAFLPYPDLLDKAFGGHVVLAKTGKFKVYEAIKR